The nucleotide sequence GAGCATCGTCGTAATGCCATCGATTTTATTGAAGCTACGTGTTGGGTACGTGAAAACCTTCCTAATGTTAGTGTAAGTGGAGGAGTAAGTAATGTATCATTTTCTTTTAGAGGTAATAATACTGTTCGTGAAGCGATGCACTCAGTGTTTTTATATCACGCTATTCAAGCGGGGATGAATATGGGGATTGTGAACCCTGCAATGTTAGAGGTGTATGATGATATCCCAAAAGACTTATTAGAATATGTTGAAGATGTAATTTTAGATAGGAAAGAAGATGCCACAGAACGTTTGTTAGATTTTGCCGAAACTGTAAAAGGAAACAAAAAAGAAGAAGAAGGACAAGTTCAAGAATGGCGTAACTATCCGTTACAAGAACGTATTACACATGCTTTAGTAAAAGGAATCGATACTTATATAATTGAAGATGCTGAAGAAGCACGTTTGCTGGCATCTAAACCAATCGAAGTTATAGAAAGTAATTTGATGATTGGAATGAATGTAGTTGGTGATCTTTTTGGAAGTGGAAAAATGTTTTTACCTCAAGTAGTAAAATCTGCTCGAGTAATGAAAAAAGCAGTAGCACATTTACAACCTTATATCGAAGCAGAAAAAGACGAACAACAAAAAGCTTTAGGTAAAGTATTAATGGCAACTGTAAAAGGGGATGTACATGATATTGGAAAAAATATTGTTAGTGTCGTATTAGGTTGTAATAACTATGAGATAGTTGATTTAGGTGTGATGGTGCCCCCAGAAAAAATAATTGAAACAGCTAAAAAAGAAAATGTCGATATTATTGGCCTTTCAGGATTAATTACACCCTCATTAGATGAAATGGTGTATTTGGCAAAAGAAATGGAACGTCAAGATTTTAGTGTTCCATTGTTAATTGGAGGAGCAACAACATCTAAGGCACATACTGCTGTAAAAATTGATCCTGAATATAAAAATGCAGTAGTACATGTAAATGATGCATCTCGTGCAGTAACTGTTGTTGGTGATTTATTAAATGATAAAACAACACATGCATATACGGCAAAACTTAAAAAGGATTATGATGAATTTCGAGAGAAATTTTTAACTAGAGGAAAAGCAAAATCATACATTTCTATTGAAGAAGCAAGAGCAAAAAAATATAAAATAGATTGGGAAACTTCTGAAATTATAAAACCTAAAGAATTAGGAGTTCAAATTTTAAAACAGTTAAGTTTAAAAGAATTAGTGCCTTTTATAGATTGGACTCCATTTTTTAGATCTTGGGATTTGCATGGGAGATATCCAAATATTCTTGAAGATGATATTGTTGGAGAACAAGCAATAGCTTTGTTTGATGATGCTCAGATAATGTTGAAACAGATTATAGATAAGCAGCTGCTGAAAGCAAAAGCTGTATTTGGTTTATTTGAAGCTAACACAATAAATGAAGACGATATTTCTATTCAGAAAAAAGGAAAAGAAATAGCTATATCTAGGACATTACGTCAACAATTAAAGAAAAGAGATACAATTCCCAATATAGCTTTAGCAGATTTTATTGCACCCAAAGAAACAGGTAAGACAGATTATATAGGTATGTTTTGTGTATCTATTTTTGGAGCAGATGAACTAGCTCAATATTATAAAGATCAACAAGATGATTATAATGCAATTATGGCGCAAGCTATAGCAGATCGTTTTGCTGAAGCATTCGCAGAATATTTGCATAAACAAATTCGTGTAAAACATTGGGGTTATGGCGTAGATGAGAACCTGACGAGTGAAGATTTAATTAAAGAAAACTATAAAGGAATTCGTCCAGCCCCAGGGTATCCAGCCTGTCCTGATCATCTTGAAAAAGAAACTATCTGGGAATTACTTGAGGTTGAAAAATTAATAGGCGTTAAGCTTACAGAAAGCTTAGCAATGTGGCCTGCGGCATCAGTGTCAGGGTATTATTTTGCAAATGAAGAAGCAAAATATTTTGGATTAGGAAAAATTACAGATGACCAGTTAACTGATTATGCTAATCGAAAAGAAATTACAAAAGAAATTGCTAGAAAATGGTTACATCCAAATTTAGCACACAACTAAAAAGAAAATAAGACCAATGAAAGTCATAGATCATATAAAAAATACTAAAAAAGAAACACAATTTTCTTTTGAAATTTTACCACCTTTAAAAGGGCAAAATGTGCAATCTATTTTTGATAATATTGATCCATTAATGGAGTTTAAACCACCATTTATTGATGTAACATACCATAGAGAGGAATATGTGTTTAAAGAAATGGAAGATGGATTACTTAAAAAACAAGTAGTTCGTAAGCGTCCAGGAACAGTAGGAATATGTGCTGCGATTCAAAATAAATATCAGGTAGATGCAATACCTCATATATTATGTGGTGGATTTACAAAGGAAGATACTGAAAACTTTTTGATAGACCTTAATTTTTTAGGTATTGATAATGTAATGGCTTTACGAGGAGACGCGGTTAAAAGTGAAACTTATTTTAGACCTGAAAAAGAAGGACATAATTATGCATCACAATTAGTAGAGCAAATACAAGATTTAAATAATGGTATTTATTTAGACGATGATTTGCAAAATACATTTAAAACTGATTTTTGTATTGGTGTAGCAGCTTATCCTGAAAAACATATGGAAGCGCCAAGTTTAGATAGTGATATCCATTTTTTAAAAAAGAAAATTAAAAATGGCGCCACTTATATAGTTACTCAAATGTTTTTTGATAATCAAAAATACTTCGATTTTGTTAAAAAATGTAGAGCAGGAGGAATTACAGTTCCTATAATACCAGGATTAAAACCTATAGCAACAAAAAAGCAGTTAAATTTAATTCCGCATCGTTTTCATGTTGATTTACCAGAAACTCTAATATCGGAGATTATTAAATGTAAAAATAATGAACAAGTAAGAGAGGTAGGTATTGAATGGACAATTAGTCAATCTAAAGAATTATTAAAAGCAGACGTTCCAGTATTACATTATTATTCAATGGGAAAAAGTAGTAATATTAAAGCAATTGCCTCCGAAATTTTTTAATAAAACAATACTATGATTAATAGAATTAGATATTACTTTTGCAAAAAGTAATATCTAATTACAATCAAAGCAAATATTTAACCATAGGAAATGAAAATATCACAATTAGCAGATGGATTAAAAGGCTCTCCAATTATTAAAATTGCCGGAGAAGTTAACGCATTAAAAGCACAAGGAGAAGTGATTTACAATCAAACTATTGGTGATTTTGACCCTTCAGAATTTCCGATTCCAGAGGAATTAAAGCAGGAAATTGTTTCAGCTTATCAAAATGATGAAACTAATTATCCAGCTTCAAATGGAGTTATTGAGCTAAGAGAAAGTGTTTCCAAATATTTATCTAAAAATCTTGAATTGAATTACTCAGCAGATGAGGTATTAATTTCTGGTGGCGCACGTCCTTTAATATATGCATTGTATCAAATAGTTCTAGATATAGATGATACAGTTTTATATCCAGCTCCATCTTGGAGTAATAAAGCATTTACGTATTTAGCAAGAAATAAAGCTGTAGTTGTTGAAACCAAGCCTGAAAATAAATTTATGCCAACGGTAGCAGATATTAAACCGCATATTAAAGATATAGGTTTGATGGCGTTATGTTCTCCTCTAAACCCTACAGGAACTACTTTTGATAAAAAAACACTTTTAGAGATTTCAGAATTGGTTGTTGCTGAAAATAAAAGAAGAGTTGTCGAAAATATAAAACCTCTTTATGTATTATATGATCAAGTATACTGGCAATTAACTTATGGAGATGTGATGCATTATAACCCTGTGAGTTTAGTTCCGGAAATGCGAGAATATACCATTTTTGCTGATGCTATTTCTAAAGCTTTTGCCGGAACAGGAATAAGAGTAGGTTGGGCTTTTGGACCAGAATTAATTATTAGTAAGATGAAAGCTATTTTAAGCCTTATTGGTGCTTGGGCTCCAAAGGCGGAACAAATAGCTACTTCTAGATATTTACAACAATCAGATGCTGTTAATACCTATTTACAAGATATTAAGAATGAATTGAGTTTTAGACTAAATAGTTTTTATGATGGTTTTTTAACTTTGAAAGCTAAAGGATTCTCAGTTACAGCTATCAAGCCAGAAGCAGCTTTATATTTAACAGTTCAGTTTGACTTAATAGGAAAGATTACCCAAAATGGAGGTGTATTAAGTACAATAAAAGAAATTACAACGTATTTATTAAAAGAAGCAAAATTGGCAGTAGTCCCATTCTCAGCTTTTGGAGCATCAGAAACTTCAAATTGGTTTAGATTATCTGTCGGAACTGCTAAAAAAGAAGATATTTCTACAATTTTTGAACTATTGGAAAATGCTTTAATTAAATTAAAATAGTAATAAAGAAGGTAATATAATGCAGTTTTAATTATATTATTATTTTTGCTTTATATGCTCACCAGATATATAAGGCAATTTTTAACCTATATTCCATTTACAGTTTCTATTCTTGTTTTTTCTCAAGCGGAACAAAATAACAATACTTCATATATTGATGTTAATTATTTTAAAGGAAATATAGCTTTACATAACAAAGATATTCTTCGATTGATAATAAATAGACCAGAAGGGTTTGTTTTAAGCTGGAACAAAAAAACTTTTGGAGATAAAACTTGGGAGCAACGTTATAATTATCCTGATTATGGGGTTTCGTTTACTTATCAAGATTTTGGTAATCCAATTTTAGGAATTAATTATGGAATTCATGCTCATTATAATTTCTATTTCCTTAAACGCAGTTTAATATTCAGAATAGGCCAAGGTATTGCTTACGCAACAAATCCTTTTGATAAAATTGAGAACCCCAGAAATATTGCTTTTGGCTCCGATATATTGAGTAGCACATATGTGTTACTTAATTATAAAAAAGAAAATTTAATAGATAGATTTGGTTTGCAAGCAGGATTAGCATTAACACATTATTCTAACGGAAGTATAAAAGCTCCAAATACAAGCATTAATACTATTGCTCTTAATATTGGAGTAACTTATAATTTAGATGAGGAAAATCTGGAATATATTAAGAACGAAGGACCTAAAGAAAAATATACAGAGCCTTTAAAATATAATATTGCATTTAGGAGTGGTGTTAATCAAAGTGATGTGGTGGGGACAAACCAATTTCCTTTTTATATTTTTTCAGGATATATAGATAAGCGTTTGACTAGAAAAAGTGCTATTCAGTTTGGTGCGGATGTATTTTTTTCAAGGTTTTTAAAAGAATTAATACAATTTGAGAGTGTTGCATTTCCTGAAAATAATGTAGATCTAAATACAGATTATAAACGCGCAGGTCTTTTTATAGGTCACGAATTATTTATTAATAAATTATCCATCATATCTCAATTAGGATATTATGTTTATTATCCTTTTGATTTTGAGGGAAGAACATATTCTAGAATTGGTTTAAAGTATTATTTTGGAAAAAAGTGGTTTGGGGCAGTGACCTTAAAATCTCATGCTGCCAACGCTGAAGCCATAGAATTTGGAATTGGAGTAAGATTGTAATTAAAATGAAAAAAATAGTATATCTCTTTTTAATTTTTGTTTTTGCTTGTGATAGTGAAGATGGGTTTGATTGTTTTCAAACCTCTGGTTCCTCCATTCTCCAAGAAATAGAGATTCCAAGTTTTAGTAAGATTTTAGTAAATAGAGATGTAGAGCTTATTTTAAAAGAAGGGACTGATTTTGAGGTAATTATTGAAACGGGTGAAAACCTATTAAATGACGTGGATGTTACAGTTGTAAATGATCAATTAGAGTTAACAGATAATAATACTTGTAATTTTGTGAGAGATTTTGGAATTACAAAAATATTTGTAACTGCACCTAATATCACAGAAATAAGAAGTTCTACACAATTTGATATCTCTTCAGATGGGGTTTTAAATTATGAAAACTTAACACTATTATCTGAAGATTTTAGCGAACCTGACACCTTTAACGTTGGAGATTTTAGACTCCAAGTTAATTCTAATAGATTAAATATTGTTACGAATGGCTCTTCTTTTTTCTTTATAGAAGGGAGTGTTGATAATTTAAATATTAATTTTGCATCAGGCTTAAGCCGTTTCGAAGGGGGTAACTTAATTGCTCAAAATGTTAATGTATTTCATAGAGGAGAAAATGATATGGTTATAAACCCTCAACAGTCATTAACAGGTAGACTTGTAAGTACAGGCAATTTAATTTCTAGAAATAGGCCAGAAGTTGTAGAAATAGAAACGCTTTTTAGTGGGCAACTTATTTTTGAAAATTAATCAGAAGTTAATTCTCTAAACATATTTTCTAAGCTAGCATTTTTTTGGTTAAGTTGAAGGATTTTTAGTTGATTATCGTGTGCAAAATCAAATACGTGTGAACGCATATCTTCATTGGTTGAAAATGTAATTTCGTAAACAAAACCATCTGTATTTGTTACATTTGTTACTTTAGGGAGCTTTGCTAAAAAAGCATCTTCTACACGATAATCAAATTCAACAATTACAATTTGAGCTTTACCTTTACGCAATTCCTGAAGTTTTTTATTAGCAACAATTTCTCCTTTATTAATAATAATAACACGATCGCACATTGCTTCAACTTCTTGCATGATATGAGTAGATAAAAATACTGTCTTTTCTTTTCCTAGAGATTTAATAAGCTCTCTAATATCTACTAATTGATTTGGATCTAAACCAGTAGTTGGCTCATCTAAAATTAAAACATCGGGATTATGAAGTAAAGCATTGGCTAATCCTATACGTTGACGATAACCTTTAGAGAGCTGTTCTATTTTTTTATGAGCTTCTGAGGTCAATCCAGTAAGTTCAATCACTTCATTTACACGTTGCTTATTAATTTTATGTGTGTTAGCGTTAAAAAATAAATATTCTTTAACATACATATCTAAATACAAAGGATTGTGTTCGGGTAAATACCCTACGCTTTTTTGAACATTTTGAGCACTATTTTCCACATCAAATCCATTAACTTTTGCAGTACCTTCATTAGCATTAATGTATGTAGTTAAAATTTTCATCATTGTAGATTTGCCAGCTCCATTTGGACCAAGAAACCCAACAATTTCAGGTTTTTCCACTTTAAAAGATATATTGTTGAGTGCTTTTTGTGTTCCGTACAGCTTTGTGATATTTTCTACTTCAATAGACATATATAAGTATGTTTTTGTAAAAATAAGTATTTAAAAAACGTCTTCAACTAAAAAATATTAGATAACATTTTGTTTTTTCAAATTATTAATTACTTTAGCATCATAATTATAATGAAAACAGCAAATTATACATATTACAATTGGTTCTATTTCTTTTTTAACAGAAGAAACGAGACCATGTATGTGTAATTTATAAAACATAAATTTTTAATACTAAGTCTCGATGTAACCATCGGGATTTTTTTTTGATGAAAAAATTAATAGCAATACAAGGAATTGAAGGCTCATTTCACCATATTGTATCTCAACAATATTTTGAAGATAAAGTGCAAACTAAAAAGTGCTTAAGCTTTGATAAGTTAGTAGATGCCTTAATAAATGAAGAATGTAAAGAAGGTGTAATGGCAATTGAAAATTCTATCGCAGGATCAATAATACCTAATTATGCTTTAATTGATAATCATGATTTACATATTATAGGAGAAAGATATTTAGATATTCAACATAATTTAATGGCTTTGCCAGGCCAGAAAATTGAAGAGATAAAAGAAGTGCATTCACATCCAATGGCATTACTGCAATGCAAAACATTTTTTAAATCACATCCGCATATAAAACTAGTTGAAGATAAAGATACTGCTGAAGTTGCAAAGCGAATTCATCAACAAAAATCCAAACACATTGCAGCTATTGCTAGTTTATCTGCTGCAAAAATATTTGAATTAAACATTTTAGCGTCAAGCATTCAAACGATAAAACATAATGAAACCCGATTTGTAATTGTAAGTAAAACAAATTCAAACCTCAATTTTAAAACTATAAATAAAGCATCATTAAAATTAGAGTTGAATCATAAAAGAGGGAGTTTATCAGCAATATTAAATGTAATGAGCGATTGTAAACTAAACTTAACTAAAATACAATCTTTACCAAAAATTAATACACCATGGGTATATGCATTTTTTGTAGATGTTACTTTTGAAAAGTATTCAGATTATAGTAAAGCAAAATCTTTAATGAGTATAATGGCAGAAGATTTTAAAGTATTAGGAGAATATAAAAATGAAAAAGTATGATTACAACAGCTGATAGATTAAGTACCGTGGAAGAATACTATTTTTCTAAAAAACTGAGAGAAGTTAATTTGCTTAAAGCAAATGGGAAACCTATAATTAATTTAGGGATAGGAAGCCCAGATTTACAACCACCACAAAAAGTAATATCAGCTATAGTTGAGAGTTTAGAAAGCCCTGTGGCTCATAAATATCAGAGCTATCAAGGTTTGTTAGAACTCAGAGAGACAATGGCTCAGTTTTATAGAGCACAATTTCAAGTACATTTAAGTCCAATAACAGAAGTGCTACCCTTAATGGGAAGTAAGGAAGGAGTGATGCATATTTCTATGGCTTATTTAAATGAAGGAGATGCTGTGTTAATTCCTAACCCTGGTTATCCTACTTATGCTGCGGTAACTAAATTGTTAGGAGCAAAGCCTATGTTTTACGAATTAGATGAAACTAAGCAATGGCTTCCAGATTTGAAAGCTATAGAAAAAAATGATTTAAGTAAAGTAAAGATAATGTGGGTTAATTATCCACATATGCCAACAGGAGCTCAAGCTACTCATGAGTTTTTCGAAGAGTTGGTGGCTTTTGCAAAGCGTAATGATATTTTAATAGTTAATGACAACCCATATAGTTTTATTTTAAACGATTCGCCTTTAAGTTTATTAAATATTAAAAACGCTAAAGATGTGTGTTTAGAGTTAAACTCGTTGAGTAAAACCTTTAATATGGCAGGTTGGCGTGTAGGCATGGTAATGGGAAACGAAACACATATTGCTAATATTTTAAAAGTGAAAAGTAATATGGATTCTGGAATGTTTTATGGGATTCAAAAAGGAGCTATTGAAGCGTTAAAATGCTCTAACTTTTGGTATTTAAGTTTAAGTAGTGTTTATGAACAGCGTCGAAAATTAATCTGGAAACTTGCTGAAGCTTTAAATTGTACTTTTAATGAAAAAGCAATAGGGTTGTTTGTATGGGCAAAATTACCTGAATTTTTTGAAGCTGAAAATTTTATAGATTTAGTGCTTAAAAATTATAACATATTTATTACACCAGGAACTGTATTTGGAAGTAAAGGAGAAGGATATATAAGATTTTCTTTATGTGCATCAACAGAAGAAATAGAAGAAGCAATAGCTAGAATACCAAAATGAAAAACATATATGTCATAGGAGTTGGATTAATAGGAGGAAGTTTGACTCTTGCAATCAAGAAATTAAATCCTGAAACTATTATTTATGGTATTGATACCAATGAAACACATTTAGAAGAAGCTATTAAATTAAATGTAATAGATAAGAAAACACATTTAGGAACTATTGGAAATGCAGATTTAGTT is from Flavobacteriaceae bacterium and encodes:
- the metH gene encoding methionine synthase gives rise to the protein MSIQKKYMRLSGLEPLIFNENSNFINVGERTNVAGSRKFLRLIKEEKFDEALDIARHQVDGGAQIIDINMDDGLIDGKESMVRFLNLIAAEPDICRVPIMIDSSKWEIIEAGLQVIQGKCVVNSISLKEGEEKFIWEATQIKRYGAAVIVMAFDEVGQADNYERRIEIAKRSYDVLVNKVDFPSEDIIFDLNIFPVATGMDEHRRNAIDFIEATCWVRENLPNVSVSGGVSNVSFSFRGNNTVREAMHSVFLYHAIQAGMNMGIVNPAMLEVYDDIPKDLLEYVEDVILDRKEDATERLLDFAETVKGNKKEEEGQVQEWRNYPLQERITHALVKGIDTYIIEDAEEARLLASKPIEVIESNLMIGMNVVGDLFGSGKMFLPQVVKSARVMKKAVAHLQPYIEAEKDEQQKALGKVLMATVKGDVHDIGKNIVSVVLGCNNYEIVDLGVMVPPEKIIETAKKENVDIIGLSGLITPSLDEMVYLAKEMERQDFSVPLLIGGATTSKAHTAVKIDPEYKNAVVHVNDASRAVTVVGDLLNDKTTHAYTAKLKKDYDEFREKFLTRGKAKSYISIEEARAKKYKIDWETSEIIKPKELGVQILKQLSLKELVPFIDWTPFFRSWDLHGRYPNILEDDIVGEQAIALFDDAQIMLKQIIDKQLLKAKAVFGLFEANTINEDDISIQKKGKEIAISRTLRQQLKKRDTIPNIALADFIAPKETGKTDYIGMFCVSIFGADELAQYYKDQQDDYNAIMAQAIADRFAEAFAEYLHKQIRVKHWGYGVDENLTSEDLIKENYKGIRPAPGYPACPDHLEKETIWELLEVEKLIGVKLTESLAMWPAASVSGYYFANEEAKYFGLGKITDDQLTDYANRKEITKEIARKWLHPNLAHN
- the metF gene encoding methylenetetrahydrofolate reductase [NAD(P)H], with amino-acid sequence MKVIDHIKNTKKETQFSFEILPPLKGQNVQSIFDNIDPLMEFKPPFIDVTYHREEYVFKEMEDGLLKKQVVRKRPGTVGICAAIQNKYQVDAIPHILCGGFTKEDTENFLIDLNFLGIDNVMALRGDAVKSETYFRPEKEGHNYASQLVEQIQDLNNGIYLDDDLQNTFKTDFCIGVAAYPEKHMEAPSLDSDIHFLKKKIKNGATYIVTQMFFDNQKYFDFVKKCRAGGITVPIIPGLKPIATKKQLNLIPHRFHVDLPETLISEIIKCKNNEQVREVGIEWTISQSKELLKADVPVLHYYSMGKSSNIKAIASEIF
- a CDS encoding pyridoxal phosphate-dependent aminotransferase; this translates as MKISQLADGLKGSPIIKIAGEVNALKAQGEVIYNQTIGDFDPSEFPIPEELKQEIVSAYQNDETNYPASNGVIELRESVSKYLSKNLELNYSADEVLISGGARPLIYALYQIVLDIDDTVLYPAPSWSNKAFTYLARNKAVVVETKPENKFMPTVADIKPHIKDIGLMALCSPLNPTGTTFDKKTLLEISELVVAENKRRVVENIKPLYVLYDQVYWQLTYGDVMHYNPVSLVPEMREYTIFADAISKAFAGTGIRVGWAFGPELIISKMKAILSLIGAWAPKAEQIATSRYLQQSDAVNTYLQDIKNELSFRLNSFYDGFLTLKAKGFSVTAIKPEAALYLTVQFDLIGKITQNGGVLSTIKEITTYLLKEAKLAVVPFSAFGASETSNWFRLSVGTAKKEDISTIFELLENALIKLK
- a CDS encoding acyloxyacyl hydrolase, whose protein sequence is MLTRYIRQFLTYIPFTVSILVFSQAEQNNNTSYIDVNYFKGNIALHNKDILRLIINRPEGFVLSWNKKTFGDKTWEQRYNYPDYGVSFTYQDFGNPILGINYGIHAHYNFYFLKRSLIFRIGQGIAYATNPFDKIENPRNIAFGSDILSSTYVLLNYKKENLIDRFGLQAGLALTHYSNGSIKAPNTSINTIALNIGVTYNLDEENLEYIKNEGPKEKYTEPLKYNIAFRSGVNQSDVVGTNQFPFYIFSGYIDKRLTRKSAIQFGADVFFSRFLKELIQFESVAFPENNVDLNTDYKRAGLFIGHELFINKLSIISQLGYYVYYPFDFEGRTYSRIGLKYYFGKKWFGAVTLKSHAANAEAIEFGIGVRL
- a CDS encoding DUF2807 domain-containing protein, with the protein product MKKIVYLFLIFVFACDSEDGFDCFQTSGSSILQEIEIPSFSKILVNRDVELILKEGTDFEVIIETGENLLNDVDVTVVNDQLELTDNNTCNFVRDFGITKIFVTAPNITEIRSSTQFDISSDGVLNYENLTLLSEDFSEPDTFNVGDFRLQVNSNRLNIVTNGSSFFFIEGSVDNLNINFASGLSRFEGGNLIAQNVNVFHRGENDMVINPQQSLTGRLVSTGNLISRNRPEVVEIETLFSGQLIFEN
- the gldA gene encoding gliding motility-associated ABC transporter ATP-binding subunit GldA, giving the protein MSIEVENITKLYGTQKALNNISFKVEKPEIVGFLGPNGAGKSTMMKILTTYINANEGTAKVNGFDVENSAQNVQKSVGYLPEHNPLYLDMYVKEYLFFNANTHKINKQRVNEVIELTGLTSEAHKKIEQLSKGYRQRIGLANALLHNPDVLILDEPTTGLDPNQLVDIRELIKSLGKEKTVFLSTHIMQEVEAMCDRVIIINKGEIVANKKLQELRKGKAQIVIVEFDYRVEDAFLAKLPKVTNVTNTDGFVYEITFSTNEDMRSHVFDFAHDNQLKILQLNQKNASLENMFRELTSD
- a CDS encoding prephenate dehydratase — encoded protein: MKKLIAIQGIEGSFHHIVSQQYFEDKVQTKKCLSFDKLVDALINEECKEGVMAIENSIAGSIIPNYALIDNHDLHIIGERYLDIQHNLMALPGQKIEEIKEVHSHPMALLQCKTFFKSHPHIKLVEDKDTAEVAKRIHQQKSKHIAAIASLSAAKIFELNILASSIQTIKHNETRFVIVSKTNSNLNFKTINKASLKLELNHKRGSLSAILNVMSDCKLNLTKIQSLPKINTPWVYAFFVDVTFEKYSDYSKAKSLMSIMAEDFKVLGEYKNEKV
- a CDS encoding aminotransferase class I/II-fold pyridoxal phosphate-dependent enzyme, with the translated sequence MITTADRLSTVEEYYFSKKLREVNLLKANGKPIINLGIGSPDLQPPQKVISAIVESLESPVAHKYQSYQGLLELRETMAQFYRAQFQVHLSPITEVLPLMGSKEGVMHISMAYLNEGDAVLIPNPGYPTYAAVTKLLGAKPMFYELDETKQWLPDLKAIEKNDLSKVKIMWVNYPHMPTGAQATHEFFEELVAFAKRNDILIVNDNPYSFILNDSPLSLLNIKNAKDVCLELNSLSKTFNMAGWRVGMVMGNETHIANILKVKSNMDSGMFYGIQKGAIEALKCSNFWYLSLSSVYEQRRKLIWKLAEALNCTFNEKAIGLFVWAKLPEFFEAENFIDLVLKNYNIFITPGTVFGSKGEGYIRFSLCASTEEIEEAIARIPK